ACCGATCTTTTCTTGGTTATTTCTCCCGACCGATGGCACCATTTTAGTACGTCACCGAGCTGGTCGATTACAATCCAAACATAACGACGACCAACATCATCGTGTCGCCGTTTTCGGTCTGGAACCTTCTGACCTTGATAACGGAGGGCGCATCCGGGCGGACACTGGACGAGCTGCTGGTCACGCTGGATGTGCAGCAGCAGGACCAGATACGCAACTTTTACAAACCATTCGTGCAAAGCTTGAGGTAAATTTCTTCCAGTAGGCCATGTTGTCATGAGAGAAGCAAGTAAAAGGTGCTAAATACTGCTTTCTTACGGATTTAATTCTAGCCTTCTCGATCAGGATGTGCAGCTCGCATCGGCCCAGTACGTCATTACGGACGAAAATCGTCCCGTGTCGAAAGATTTCGAAACGAATTTGGACAATTTCTACAACCCAAGCGTACTGCAGCCGATGAACTTTGCCGATCGTAATGAAACGTACCATCGGGTGAATCGGCTCGTGTACGACGCAACCAAAGGGCTCATACCGAAAGCGATCGAAATGAGCGATCTGGAGGAAGCGCGTTTAATTATGCTGTCGGTTCTTTTCTTCCAGGGACAGTGGACGGTTAGTAAAAATGGCAATTAATGTGGGGAAAAGCTTACTTACCGGCGGAAATCGTCCGCTATTTTCAGATTCCCTTCAATCGATCGTTCACGACGAAGGTTCCGTTCTACGATGAGAACGATCAACCGATCGGTATGGTGGAGATGATGTTCCAGCGAGGTATTTTCCCGTTCGCCGGCTACAAGGAGCTCGATGCCCAAATTCTTGAGCTTCCGTACGGTGCCAATCGACTGTTGAGTATGTTGCTGATAATGCCCCGGAAAGGTGTCCCGCTCGTTGAGGTTATCCGCAAGCTGAGCGGATACGGTGTTGATCGTGTGTTTGAGGAGCTTGACCGCAGTTTGGTGGACTTTGACGACGATGAGGTGGAGGTACATTTGCCAAAGTTTGAGTTCAGTTCCGATTACAATTTAATACCCATCCTCAACCAGGTAAGTTTTGAGGCGCTTCGAGCACAAGaaccaaacaaattaaatcCCTTTCTGCTTGTTTTCCAGATGGGCATCCGGGAAGCGTTCGATTCTGGGTCGGCCAACTTTGGTAAAATCTCGGACCTCAATGCAATCTACATTAGCAGCGTCATACAGCAAACCAAAATCGTTGTCAACGAGGAGGGCACAATGACGGCCGCCGTCACTACCGGTGTCTTTGCAAACAAGGCCACACCGCCACGCTTCCTCGCAAACCGACCGTTCGGTTTTATGATCGTTAATCGACAGCAAAAAACGATCCTGTTTGCCGGCCAGGTTAAGCGACCTAACTTGGTTTAATGTCACTCACTTGGGGAAAGGGGAGGAAAAGCATTTTCGGAAGCAGGAGAGTCAATAAATGGCAgcagtattttgttttaaatatcaaaCTGTATCGCGCTATGTATTAGCTTAGGTAAGGGTCGATGTCACGCTCCATACGGTCAGATTCTGTTTCCGCCCCAACGGCACACGCAAGCAGCgtgttgatgtttttctcttctccagCACCGTATACATAACCGTTCGCTTTGTCGATTGCATTTTTAAGTCGAAGCAGGCTTTGCTCACGCCTAGAATCAAGCAGCAGGAACGACACTAGACTGTAATCCTCTACCATGGAAACGATCGCTGCGTTAAGTTGTTTGAATTTCTGTCCCAACCGGCTCGTATCCATGCATTCGAGCAGATAGCTTAAATCCAGTACTTCCGTGTAGTATTCCACATTGAACGGAAGCTTCGAGTCTTGTTCCTTTAGCTGGTCCGCCTTGCTAAGTACGTTCACGTGCGGCAATCCCATCTGCAGCATTGTGTGGAGGGAAAGCAACAGACAGGAAATGAATTTGTACGGCTCCAGGCAGTAGTGTGATTCTACCAGATGTACCGTACAGAGATGATAGCCTAACTGATCTAGCTTTGCGAAAATATTCTTTAGCGCATTGTTGTGCGTAAACAGTTCCACCTGTCCTGGGCAGTCGAAGATGAAGTAATTGCTGTCGAGACTTTTCAGCTGATCCAACAACCACTGAAAGTTTGTCTCGAGAAACTCGATGCAGTAGATGAGGGCTCCGTTCGGACCGAGCCCAAACTGTTCCATTGCGTCCTGCACCGTTATTAGCTGCATTATGTCGACCGCACTCGTGTACTCCATGTTGTCGTTGGCTGGGTCGAGATTCACCACCATCGCTTTACGGCCTATCTTTTCAAGGAATGCTTGCATTTTATGACAATAGCTTGTTTTGCCCGCTCCCGGCGGTCCAATCACGAGCTGCCCGTACAGTGGAGTTTGGGTGCGAAGCTTTACCAGGCTGTTGTTCTGCATCGTTTCTGTCGAAAAAACTGTCTACCGTGCActatttgtttacaatttgcGGCTTTGTTGTGATGTCGTGACAGCAGCTGATTTGACGTGTCGATCGTTGGTCGAGCGCTGATACAGGGTGTCTCGTACAGGGGAAAGAATGTTCCGACAAGCTTTATAAATGCAATTCATGCTTTTTTGAACAAAATGTATGCGTACCGGAGATCATACAAAATAATTTGTCTGATTTCGTCAAAAATAATGCAACTATTCGAATATATTTTTACGAAAAACAAGTTCCAAACAGTTGGTAAGGAAATGACAGATTGCACCACCTTGACATTTTACTTCCCTCTCGCGCAATCTTCCTCTTTG
This genomic window from Anopheles maculipalpis chromosome 2RL, idAnoMacuDA_375_x, whole genome shotgun sequence contains:
- the LOC126558635 gene encoding GPN-loop GTPase 2, translated to MQNNSLVKLRTQTPLYGQLVIGPPGAGKTSYCHKMQAFLEKIGRKAMVVNLDPANDNMEYTSAVDIMQLITVQDAMEQFGLGPNGALIYCIEFLETNFQWLLDQLKSLDSNYFIFDCPGQVELFTHNNALKNIFAKLDQLGYHLCTVHLVESHYCLEPYKFISCLLLSLHTMLQMGLPHVNVLSKADQLKEQDSKLPFNVEYYTEVLDLSYLLECMDTSRLGQKFKQLNAAIVSMVEDYSLVSFLLLDSRREQSLLRLKNAIDKANGYVYGAGEEKNINTLLACAVGAETESDRMERDIDPYLS
- the LOC126558098 gene encoding serine protease inhibitor 77Ba; this encodes MGRFVLESGLAVCLLITLVSSQNESTSFATPGTVVDTGVDRLQRSSQTFALQFYQYVTELVDYNPNITTTNIIVSPFSVWNLLTLITEGASGRTLDELLVTLDVQQQDQIRNFYKPFVQSLSLLDQDVQLASAQYVITDENRPVSKDFETNLDNFYNPSVLQPMNFADRNETYHRVNRLVYDATKGLIPKAIEMSDLEEARLIMLSVLFFQGQWTIPFNRSFTTKVPFYDENDQPIGMVEMMFQRGIFPFAGYKELDAQILELPYGANRLLSMLLIMPRKGVPLVEVIRKLSGYGVDRVFEELDRSLVDFDDDEVEVHLPKFEFSSDYNLIPILNQMGIREAFDSGSANFGKISDLNAIYISSVIQQTKIVVNEEGTMTAAVTTGVFANKATPPRFLANRPFGFMIVNRQQKTILFAGQVKRPNLV